The Desulfoscipio gibsoniae DSM 7213 genome contains a region encoding:
- a CDS encoding response regulator transcription factor, whose translation MLKRILIIDDEPEMVELIEKYLKREGFQVITGNTGREAIRLAKSQKPDLIILDLIMPEMDGLEACQVLRRDSLTPILLISAKGDDTDKVLGLGLGADDYLTKPFSLNELVARVKAHLRRCDYAKKAAPDTGLDFIACGSLEINTRSHEVHMGGKPVILTSKEFELLYYMVQNANQVFNRETLYEKIWGYDSSGDSRTVMVHIRRLREKIEEDPNKPRYLKTIWGTGYKFCAN comes from the coding sequence ATGCTCAAGAGAATTCTGATCATAGACGACGAGCCCGAGATGGTGGAACTAATCGAGAAGTACCTCAAACGCGAGGGTTTTCAAGTTATTACCGGGAACACGGGCCGGGAGGCCATCCGACTTGCCAAAAGCCAAAAGCCGGACCTGATTATCCTGGATCTAATCATGCCGGAAATGGACGGACTGGAAGCCTGCCAGGTTCTCCGGCGAGACAGCTTAACCCCCATCCTCCTGATCAGCGCCAAAGGTGACGACACCGACAAAGTCCTGGGGCTGGGACTGGGAGCGGACGATTACTTAACCAAACCATTTAGTTTAAACGAACTGGTGGCCCGGGTGAAGGCTCACTTGAGACGTTGCGATTACGCTAAAAAAGCGGCCCCCGATACCGGCTTGGACTTTATTGCCTGCGGCTCCCTGGAGATCAATACCAGGAGTCACGAGGTGCATATGGGGGGCAAACCGGTAATACTGACATCCAAGGAGTTTGAACTGTTGTATTACATGGTTCAAAACGCCAACCAAGTGTTCAACCGGGAGACCCTTTACGAAAAAATCTGGGGCTATGACTCCAGCGGAGACAGCCGAACAGTAATGGTACACATCCGGAGACTGCGGGAAAAGATTGAGGAGGATCCCAATAAGCCCAGATACCTTAAGACCATTTGGGGAACAGGCTATAAATTTTGTGCAAACTAG